The genome window TGTTCAGGCCCAGACCCATCAGCACGTACAGCGCGACAAGGGCGACCACCTGGGCCACGAACGGGCCGAGCGCCTGGGGAAGGACGAGCACGGCGATGGCGGCCATCGCGAGAAGCGGCCAGGTCACCAATCGTTGCTGTGCCGGCGCCATCGCTTTCACCCGATCTCGCACCCGCGTGTAGAAGAGCAGCTCGCCCCCGCCAACGAACAAAACCACCGTCACGATCGCGCCGACGATGGTCAGGCCGAGCGGTGCGAAGAGCAGCCGACCCAGCCCGGCGAGCGGGGTGGAGAGCATCGCGGTTCGGAGGATCCCGGCGAAGAGTCCTGCCAACAGCAGGGTCAGCACGAACGTCGTCAGCGGACGGCGGGAAGCTATTGGCAGTTTCGCGCCAACGCTCCCCGCGGCGCCCAGCACCGCCCCGATGACGATCGCAATCCAGCTGCCCGCAAGCCCGTTTCCGAACGTCAGGATCTCGTACAGCGCGGGAGAGGCGTTGAGGAAGGCCGCCCGCACGTTGATCAGCTCGCCCAGGATCACGAGGGCGGTCAGCCCGGCCCCGGCAATCGACCCGGCGAGCGCACCCGGCAGCACCGTCAGGCGGCCTCGCACCTCGGACGTCCGCGCGGCCATCAGCCCGGTCCACAGCAGCGCAAGCACGATCGCGGTCTGGCCGAGCGAAATGACGTCCTTGATCAGGGGTCGCGCGTGGAAGACCGGGACGATGCCGACGAGGCAAAGGAAGATCGCGACGGCCGCACCGATCAGCCCGACCCGGATCACCGCTCTCCACGGCACCTCGGCGAATCCAACGCTCGCGTCCTGCATCATCGGGTCAGGCTCGGTGCGCGACGCGTTCGCCCAGGATCCCCGACGGACGGAAGATGAGCACCAGGACCAGCATGGTGAAGGCAATCACATCCCTGAGCTGGTTGGGCGACGGGACGCCGAGACCACTAAGGAACAGCGTTGGGCCGACCCCCTCGACCTGGCCGAGGAAGATTCCGCCAAGCATGGCGCCGGGGATGTTTCCGATCCCGCCGAGCACCGCCGCGGTGAATGCCTTGATGCCGGGCACGAATCCGGTGAAGAAGTAAACCTGGCGGAAGATCAGGCCGTACAGCACACCGGCCGCCCCCGCCATGGCGGCCCCGATCGCAAACGTCATCACGATGGCCCGGTTGACGTCGATCCCCATCAATGCGGCGGTCGCCTTGTCCTCGGAGACAGCCCGGATTGCGGTGCCGGCCCTCGTCCGCTGTGTGAAGAAGAAAAGGCCGGCCATCATGACCAACGCGGACACGATGACGAGCACGTCGATCCACTTCATGCGGAACCCCTCCAGGCCCAAGGGCACCTGCGCATCGAGGATGCTCACCGTCGGGTACGCATAGATGCCGGGTCCGAAGAACCCGCGAAACATGTACTGGAGGAAGAATGACGCCCCGATGGCGCTGATCAGCGGCACCAGGCGGGGGGCGTTCCGGAGCGGTCGATAGGCGATCCGCTCCACCAGCAGGGCGAGCGTCACCGAGACCACCATGGCCCCGGCCAGCATGACCACGACCGAGATGATGGAAGTCAGGGGGTTGAGGTTCAGGAAACCGATGCCGGCCAGCAACGTGGCAACGAAGTAGCCGCCGAAGGTGCCGGCCATGAAGATCTCGCCGTGCGCAAAGTTGATCAGTCGCAGGATGCCGTAGACCATCGTGTAGCCGAGGGCGATGAGCGCGTAGATGCTGCCCACCACCACGCCGCTCACGACGAGGGCGAGCCAGGTCTCTGCGGAGTGCCGCCCGCTCCCGATCGTCAGGGCCGAACCCACGACGACGAGGAGAACGACGCCGATGCGGAATCCCCACAGGACGCCCGCGATGGCGCCGTCCATGATCCGCTCGATGACCCTGGCGTACATGTGGATCTGGCAACCTCAAGGAGAGCAGTTGACAAATCGGAGGACGAGCCGGGTTGCCCCGGCCCGTCCTCGAGTCGCTTTCAGGTGAGTTGGGAAGTCCCCGTGGAGCTACTTCGTATAGAAGTCCGGCTCCGGCGCCCAGATGGGTGCCTCGGGCGGCCAAACAGGCGGCGTCTGGACCTCTCGCTCGGTGACTTCGTAGACAGCGAGGATGGGCGCGCCGCAGTCGCCAGAGGCGTTGCAGTTGAGCGGGCCGGTCAGGCCCTCGACGCCCGTGCTTGCGTACAGCGCGTCGCGGTACGCAGTTCTGGGGATGAAGGTCGCCCCGTCAGCCCCGACCACAGCCACCTTCTCGAGCGCTGCGAACACGAGTGTCGCCGCGTCATAGGCGTGTGCGTGGAAGATGCTGAGCGGCTCGCCGCCGTACGCCGCGCGGTGCTTCGCCAGGAAGTCCTGGTAGGCAGCCGTGAACTGCGACGTGTCAGGGCTCGAGATCAGCTGCCCAACTGCTGCAGGGCCAGCGGCCTTGATGTAGTCGGGGGAGAAGGTCCCGTCTGCGGACATCAGGACGACGTCCTCGAGGCCGGGGGTGTCCTTCGCCTGGTCAGTGAGGAACCCGGCTCCGGCAATGAAGACCGGGAAGAAGATCGCGTCCGGCGGGTCTGCGGCGATCGCAGTGAGCACAGCGCTCATGTCCGTATCCGTCTTGGCGATGGCCTGGCTTCCGTCGGTGGTGATCGTACCGCCCAGCTCCTCGAAGTGGGTCCTCGCGACCTCCGCCAGCGCCTCCGCGTAGCCGCTGCCGTCGTGGACGGTCGCAAGCTTCGTGAGGCCGAGCTCGTTGTACAGGTACTCAGCCACCATCCTGCCCTGGAAGTAGTCGCTGTGGGCGGTGCGCAGGAAGGCCGCGTACTCTTCGGGCCGATCCGGGACAGTCAGCCCGGCGCGGGTTGCCGACGACGAGACCGTGGTCATGCCGGCGTCGAACAGGGTCTGCATGCCGCCGAGCGACTCGTCGGTGCAGTTCGGGCCGATGAGTCCGGCAATGGTGGTGTCAGCGGCCAGCTTCTGGGCCGCGGTCGCGCCACCCTCCGGGGTGCACAGGCCGTCCTCGGTGGTGAACTGGATGTCATGGCCGAGCAGCGTATTGTCGATATCGGCGATAGCGATCTCCACGCCGCGCTTGGAGTCTTCGCCGAGGGTGGCATCCGCGCCCGACAGGACTCCCCAGTACACGATATGGAGCGGCTCGCCGCTCGGGATCTCAACGCAGCCCAGCTCATCGGCTGCGCAGACCGCGGCCGCGTCGAGGCTCGCCGCAGCGCTTTCCGCAGCGCTTTCGGCAGTGCTCTCCCCGGGGCTGCTGGCGGGTTGACACGCCGCAAGAACGAGGAGCATGCCCGTCAGGACAGCGCTCCATCGGAAGGTATTTCGCATCCAGTGATCCTCCAATTGCTCGGGTAGGCGCGAGCACGCCGGCTCAGTAAAGAGTGGGGCGCATCATAAGGGCGCTCTTCGCTGCAGCGCAAGAGGCCCGTGCTCAGAGTGCTCCCAGGGTGGCGTGGTATGCTTCCTTGGGTACGTCTGCAGCCCACGCGCTGCGTTTCGCTCCCGAGAGGCTCCCGTGGAGTATCACGTCCGCAGCGCCCGCCTGACCGATGTCGACGCCGCGATCCGCATCCTGATGCGCGATCCGGCCGATCCCGACCAGCAGCGCCAGGACACCGATCGGCTTCGCAACCTGCTCTTCGTTCCGTCGGCCACCGTGGTCGTCGCCGAGGCAGAGCGCCGGGTGATCGGCATCGGGGTCCTCTCGATCCGGCCCTCGGTCCGCTCGGGTCCGTTCATCGGCGTCATCGATGAGCTCGGAGTGGCCACCGAAACGGGTCGGTCGGGGAGCGCCGCGCCGGCCGCAGACGCCGCGCAGCTCAAGGGGTTGGGTGACTCGATTCTCGAGCACCTGGTCACCTCGGCGCGCAATAAGGGTTGTACGCGCGTGGATGTCACCGATCCTCTCGCCACCGCCGAGCCGGCGCTGCTGAAGCGCGCCGGGTTCGCGAGACGAGGGGCGCTGCTGAGCCGCGCCGCCGGCTGATTCGTTCAGACGGGGCGCGCCGTGGCCGGGACCCCGCAGCGTCAACCGCATCGGAATCGAAACCTAGGAGAAGCTCACTTGAGCAAGAACGTGGCCGTCTTCGTTGACGTTGCCAACCTTTACTACTCAGCCCGTGGCCTGGAGGTCGACGTCGATTACGTCGCGCTCCTCAAAGCGGCCACCAAGGGGCGCGACCTGATTCGCGCCTACGCCTACTCCGGGCTCGACCCGGAAAACGAAAACCAGCGCAAGTTCATCGACTTCCTGGGCAAGAACGACTACAAGGTCGTTCACAAGGACATCCGCAAGTTCGGAGATGGCCGCGTCAAGGCCAACCTGGACATCGAGCTGGTGGTCGATCTCTTCCGCCTCGCCGATCGTATGGATATCGCGGTGATCGTGTCGGGTGACGGCGACTTCGCTCCCGCCATCCGCGCGCTGCAGGACAAGGGTGTCCGCTGCGAGGTGATCAGCTTCCGGCCAAACACCAGCTCGGATCTGATCGCCGTTGCCGACGAGTTCATCGACATCATGAAGATCATCGGCATCGGGCGCGGCAAGGATGCCGACAAGGCCAGCAAGGTGATGAGCGCCCCGCCGATGCCCGCCAAGGAGGTCGTCCCCGAGTTCGGGTTCCGCGAGGCGCCCGCCGCGGTGGCAGCTGCCGCCCTGGCGGCGATCCGCGAAGGCGGCGCCAAGCCCGCACCTCGTGGTCGCGGGCGTGGTGGCGCGCGCTCCGAGCCGGTCAGTGTCGAGGTCATGGCGCCGGGAAATGAGGAACCCCCCGCGGCCGCGACGGCGGCCGAGCCGGCCGCTGATGGTGCCACCGGCGAGGCTCGCCGGCGCCGGCGCCGCCGTGGAGGTCGGGGACGCGGCCGCGGTCGCGGGCGAACTGATGAGGCGGCCGCCGAGGTGACGGGCTCATCCCCAGCCGCCGATGCGCCGATCGGCTGGACC of Chloroflexota bacterium contains these proteins:
- a CDS encoding branched-chain amino acid ABC transporter permease; translated protein: MYARVIERIMDGAIAGVLWGFRIGVVLLVVVGSALTIGSGRHSAETWLALVVSGVVVGSIYALIALGYTMVYGILRLINFAHGEIFMAGTFGGYFVATLLAGIGFLNLNPLTSIISVVVMLAGAMVVSVTLALLVERIAYRPLRNAPRLVPLISAIGASFFLQYMFRGFFGPGIYAYPTVSILDAQVPLGLEGFRMKWIDVLVIVSALVMMAGLFFFTQRTRAGTAIRAVSEDKATAALMGIDVNRAIVMTFAIGAAMAGAAGVLYGLIFRQVYFFTGFVPGIKAFTAAVLGGIGNIPGAMLGGIFLGQVEGVGPTLFLSGLGVPSPNQLRDVIAFTMLVLVLIFRPSGILGERVAHRA
- a CDS encoding branched-chain amino acid ABC transporter substrate-binding protein encodes the protein MRNTFRWSAVLTGMLLVLAACQPASSPGESTAESAAESAAASLDAAAVCAADELGCVEIPSGEPLHIVYWGVLSGADATLGEDSKRGVEIAIADIDNTLLGHDIQFTTEDGLCTPEGGATAAQKLAADTTIAGLIGPNCTDESLGGMQTLFDAGMTTVSSSATRAGLTVPDRPEEYAAFLRTAHSDYFQGRMVAEYLYNELGLTKLATVHDGSGYAEALAEVARTHFEELGGTITTDGSQAIAKTDTDMSAVLTAIAADPPDAIFFPVFIAGAGFLTDQAKDTPGLEDVVLMSADGTFSPDYIKAAGPAAVGQLISSPDTSQFTAAYQDFLAKHRAAYGGEPLSIFHAHAYDAATLVFAALEKVAVVGADGATFIPRTAYRDALYASTGVEGLTGPLNCNASGDCGAPILAVYEVTEREVQTPPVWPPEAPIWAPEPDFYTK
- a CDS encoding GNAT family N-acetyltransferase, with amino-acid sequence MEYHVRSARLTDVDAAIRILMRDPADPDQQRQDTDRLRNLLFVPSATVVVAEAERRVIGIGVLSIRPSVRSGPFIGVIDELGVATETGRSGSAAPAADAAQLKGLGDSILEHLVTSARNKGCTRVDVTDPLATAEPALLKRAGFARRGALLSRAAG
- a CDS encoding NYN domain-containing protein produces the protein MSKNVAVFVDVANLYYSARGLEVDVDYVALLKAATKGRDLIRAYAYSGLDPENENQRKFIDFLGKNDYKVVHKDIRKFGDGRVKANLDIELVVDLFRLADRMDIAVIVSGDGDFAPAIRALQDKGVRCEVISFRPNTSSDLIAVADEFIDIMKIIGIGRGKDADKASKVMSAPPMPAKEVVPEFGFREAPAAVAAAALAAIREGGAKPAPRGRGRGGARSEPVSVEVMAPGNEEPPAAATAAEPAADGATGEARRRRRRRGGRGRGRGRGRTDEAAAEVTGSSPAADAPIGWTELDDISQVGAADTDEAREYSFEEADAATLAELGLTPSDEVAAAPASEAPAAQPARARRGRKPVEAPAEPEPVEAPKPRRGRARPAAAAKAPSEDAAVSATPKPRGRTAKAKSGDAAEPTSPKPRSRSRAKPAAEPASVEESAEGAEEGIWQRFRGARSKAP